In Epinephelus lanceolatus isolate andai-2023 chromosome 13, ASM4190304v1, whole genome shotgun sequence, the following are encoded in one genomic region:
- the clec11a gene encoding C-type lectin domain family 11 member A, translating into MGPVATSLALLCLYSLGVCVPSGTANASPTQASPPEVKKTRGDVPDILPEPEPEPTSPVSDYENSYNYVLSRLAGMDQAIHKLNVGHYTLDVKVSQLMDRLIRMDAKVGELEDNIREVYQHSKDNRKEIGRLEACQKGHRMGYKCYLVYNSHEDYAGASRKCMERGGRMAMPRDRREQEALADYVKSFFHPGNWPVWLGINDLRSEGMYLFDDGTRVSYFQWRKHFLSSQPDGGKRENCVAMSSDDGDWWDHYCDRTMNYLCEFDDRVAL; encoded by the exons ATGGGACCGGTCGCCACCTCGCTCGCTCTCCTGTGTTTATATTCTCTGGGAGTGTGTGTTCCTTCAGGGACAGCCAACGCTTCGCCGACACAG gcATCCCCGCCAGAGGTGAAAAAGACGAGAGGGGACGTTCCTGATATTCTTCCAGAGCCTGAACCAGAGCCAACCAGCCCAGTGTCAGACTATGAGAACTCATACAACTATGTCT TGTCCAGATTAGCAGGTATGGACCAGGCCATCCACAAGCTGAATGTTGGTCACTACACACTGGATGTTAAAGTCAGCCAGTTGATGGACCGTCTGATCAGGATGGATG CTAAAGTTGGGGAGCTGGAGGACAACATTCGGGAGGTCTACCAGCACAGCAAAGACAACCGCAAGGAGATAGGAAGACTTGAAG CTTGCCAGAAGGGACACCGGATGGGATACAAATGTTATCTTGTGTACAATAGCCATGAGGACTACGCTGGAGCATCCAGGAAGTGCATGGAACGTGGTGGCCGCATGGCAATGCCCCGCGACCGCAGGGAGCAGGAGGCCCTCGCCGACTACGTCAAGTCGTTCTTCCACCCGGGGAACTGGCCCGTCTGGCTGGGCATCAACGACCTGCGATCTGAGGGCATGTACCTCTTTGACGACGGGACGCGGGTCTCATACTTTCAGTGGCGCAAACACTTCCTGTCCAGCCAGCCGGACGGAGGTAAACGGGAGAACTGCGTGGCGATGTCGTCAGACGATGGCGACTGGTGGGACCACTACTGCGATCGGACCATGAACTATCTGTGCGAGTTTGATGACAGGGTGGCACTTTAA
- the selenol gene encoding selenoprotein L: MAEDVTVSEETLTGALTLLVNMGTVLLQTAKQEAQESLESFVPHKITTLFGLIAAGANFYKSLGVKKKKEAEDIWKKSYHHEAVREQVERLLQLETEWDSFLESVDRDLQTTDRQLSGGKIADSLSPDTSFTDAKSGKSVTLGQYLHQGQKLLLVLIRHFGULPURDHVAELEASQADLEARSVRVLVVSFGGVEGAQVWREQTGCTFDMLLDPQRKVYRSFGLGSSYAKVMKFGCLLQYSEYGAVDRDFPDVPPRLLEDIYQMGGDFLLDEAGKVLLCHPSKIPMDRPTVKAILQAVDSSSCSSKSTEKHCHVEPKL, encoded by the exons ATGGCTGAGGATGTGACTGTATCAGAGGAGACTCTAACAGGTGCTCTGACTCTGCTGGTCAACATGGGCACAGTCCTTCTACAGACAGCCAAGCAGGAAGCACAAG AGTCCCTGGAGAGTTTTGTCCCACATAAGATCACCACTTTGTTCGGCCTGATCGCAGCCGGAGCAAACTTCTACAAGAG CCTCggagtgaagaagaagaaggaagcagaGGACATTTGGAAGAAGTCTTATCA CCATGAAGCAGTGAGAGAGCAGGTGGAGCGACTTCTGCAGCTGGAG ACTGAGTGGGACTCCTTCCTGGAGAGTGTGGACAGAGATCTGCAGACGACAGATAGACAGCTGTCAGGAGGAAAGATCGCAGACAGCCTGAGCCCTGACACTTCATTCACCGATGCAAAGAGTGGAAA GAGCGTGACTCTGGGTCAGTACCTGCATCAGGGGCAGAAGCTGCTGCTGGTCCTCATCAGACACTTCGGATGACTACCGTGACGAGACCACGTGGCCGAGCTGGAGGCCAGTCAG GCTGACCTCGAGGCTCGGTCAGTGAGGGTCTTGGTGGTGTCTTTCGGCGGTGTGGAGGGAGCTCAGGTGTGGCGCGAGCAGACTGGATGTACGTTTGACATGCTGCTGGATCCACAGAGGAAG GTATACAGGAGCTTTGGCCTCGGCTCGTCTTACGCCAAGGTGATGAAGTTCGGCTGTCTGCTGCAGTACTCAGAGTATGGAGCTGTTGACAGAGACTTCCCTGACGTTCCCCCTCGCCTGCTTGAAGATATCTACCAG ATGGGAGGTGACTTTTTGCTGGATGAAGCAGGGAAGGTCCTTTTATGTCATCCATCTAAAATCCCGATGGACAGGCCGACGGTAAAGGCCATCCTGCAGGCTGTGGACTCCTCCAGCTGCTCTTCCAAGTCCACAGAGAAACACTGTCATGTGGAACCCAAGCTGTGA